The nucleotide window CGCGGGTGACGACCGAGCGGCCCATCCGCTTGCCCTTGGCGAGGGTGTCGATCCAGGCCACCGAGTACTCGTACAGGTGGTCGGTCTCGGTGAGCAGCGTCATCAGCTGGTCGAGGTTCTCGGTGCGGTCGGTGTCGACCAGGCAGCGGGAGGACTCGATCGCCTTCATCTGCACCTGGGCCCGCAGGATGACGCCGGTCAGGCCCATGCCGCCGACGGTCGCCCAGAACAGGTCGGCGTCGGACTCGGGGCTGATCCGGTGCACCTGGCCGTCGGCGGTGAGCAGGTCGATCCACCGCACGTGCTGGCCGAAGCTGCCCGCGACGTGGTGGTTCTTGCCGTGGATGTCGGCGGCGATGGCCCCGCCCACGGTCACCAGGCGGGTGCCGGGGGTCACCGGCACGAAGAAGCCCTGGGGCACGAACTGGTTCATCAGCTCGTCGAGGGAGATGCCCGCCTCGACGTCGATGAGACCGGTCGCCAGGTCGGCGTGCAGCACCCGCGCGGCGGCGGTCATGTCCAGGACGGTGCCGCCGGCGTTCTGCGCGGCGTCGCCGTAGCTGCGGGCCAGCCCGCGCGCGACGACCCCGCGGCCACCGGCGGCGAGCACCGCGGCGCGGACGTCGTCGTCGTTCGTGACCGGGGTCAGGGCGGCCCGGGTCGGTGCGGTGCGGCCCCAGCCGACCAGCGGGACCACCGGCGCCTCGGGGCGCGCGGTGGACACGGTTGCGAGCTCAGGCACTGAAGACACCCACTCCGACGGTCAGCACCCACAGGGCACCGAGGACCAACAGGACACGGTCGTGCATGACGATCTCCTCCGGGGCGCCGGCGGCGCCCTTGTCCACGTCC belongs to Modestobacter sp. L9-4 and includes:
- a CDS encoding FAD-binding oxidoreductase, which translates into the protein MSTARPEAPVVPLVGWGRTAPTRAALTPVTNDDDVRAAVLAAGGRGVVARGLARSYGDAAQNAGGTVLDMTAAARVLHADLATGLIDVEAGISLDELMNQFVPQGFFVPVTPGTRLVTVGGAIAADIHGKNHHVAGSFGQHVRWIDLLTADGQVHRISPESDADLFWATVGGMGLTGVILRAQVQMKAIESSRCLVDTDRTENLDQLMTLLTETDHLYEYSVAWIDTLAKGKRMGRSVVTRGRFAKLDELPAKRRTDPLKYHGSVKASVPDVFPPGLLNLATVAAFNELWYRKAPKQKRDQLQSIPTFFHPLDAVGGWNRIYGPKGFVQYQVTVPFGQEEAMREVLDRLSSFGTASFLAVLKRFGPGNPGMLSYPSPGWTLALDIPVMKGLAGLLDSLDEVVIAAEGRTYLAKDSRVRPETFEKMYDRLGDFRAVRRRVDPDGVFTSDLARRLAL